The following are encoded together in the Cynocephalus volans isolate mCynVol1 chromosome 4, mCynVol1.pri, whole genome shotgun sequence genome:
- the MS4A12 gene encoding membrane-spanning 4-domains subfamily A member 12, whose protein sequence is MSSKKTLSGVHETIPNPYATSSFTAPGYQQPLGFINLRNQAQGSQPTFITSPGIFASNQLGPGNTQMVNPATGTAATNFKEDAKALGGIQIVIGSMHIGFGIILGLMSYSDDQHLGFDSISFIGGYPFWGGLSFIISGSLSISASSKFSPCLIKSSLGMNIVSSIFALVGVILLLVDMIINEVNNQTYWTVLSGKGISAMLMIFSLLEFCITCATAHFANQTIANTNRSVLVIPTVYSANPLTIETSSTPPRNDNDPAYDPRY, encoded by the exons ATGTCATCCAAGAAAACTCTCTCTGGAGTGCATGAAACCATACCCAATCCTTATGCAACAAGCAGCTTTACAGCTCCTGGGTATCAACAACCTCTGGGTTTCATAAACCTAAGAAACCAAGCTCAGGGTAGTCAGCCTACATTCATCACATCTCCAGGAATCTTTGCTAGCAATCAGCTGGGCCCAGGAAATACACAGATGGTAAATCCAGCTACAGGAACAGCAGCAACAAACTTTAAAGAAGATGCAAAGGCACTAGGG gggATCCAGATTGTGATTGGATCAATGCACATTGGTTTTGGAATTATTTTGGGTTTAATGAGCTACTCTGATGATCAACATTTGGGTTTTGACTCCATTTCTTTTATTGGTGGATATCCATTCTGGGGTGGCCTCTCT TTCATTATTTCTGGCTCTCTGTCTATATCAGCATCCAGCAAGTTTTCCCCTTGTCTG ATAAAAAGCAGCCTAGGAATGAATATTGTTAGTTCTATCTTTGCCCTTGTTGGAGTGATTCTGTTACTGGTGGATATGATCATCAATGAAGTAAATAACCAAACCTATTGGACAGTG ctgTCTGGGAAAGGAATTTCGGCCATGCTGATGATCTTCTCCCTCTTAGAGTTCTGCATAACTTGTGCCACAGCCCATTTTGCCAACCAAACAATTGCCAACACCAACagg tcTGTCCTGGTTATTCCAACTGTGTATTCAGCCAACCCCTTGACAATAGAAACTTCCTCAACTCCTCCCAGAAATGACAACGACCCAGCTTATGACCCtaggtattaa